In a single window of the Aminomonas paucivorans DSM 12260 genome:
- a CDS encoding pyridoxal phosphate-dependent aminotransferase: MREHGGRIFDLPHPEGVLDFSSNINPYGPPPHALRAAARALKRVSVYPDPDQRALKGAFSRWTGLPQEMLVFGNGASELIGATLAGLRPRQVALPVPTFGEYGAWAERLGIPVLPVPLEESRNFAPSLDALRSALGPRDLLVLCQPNNPTGRAWTREEVTSLLEACAAGGARMLLDECFLHLTWPAAFSPASLPWPAPLTVLRAFTKDFSAPGLRLGALAAPPETARAVREHLQPWPVNTPGEAFAAACAARPEPFLTRSRQLLAAERRTLTRGLEALGFRVLPGAANFLLCRAPLPGGTLAERLRPRDILVRRCGSFGLEDRWIRLGVKDRASNRRLLLALEKVVYADPE, from the coding sequence GTGAGGGAACACGGGGGACGGATCTTCGACCTGCCCCACCCGGAAGGGGTCCTGGACTTCTCCAGCAACATCAACCCCTACGGCCCCCCTCCCCACGCCCTGCGGGCGGCGGCCCGGGCGCTGAAACGGGTTTCCGTCTACCCCGACCCGGACCAGCGAGCCTTGAAGGGGGCCTTCTCCCGCTGGACGGGCCTGCCCCAGGAGATGCTGGTCTTCGGCAACGGGGCCAGCGAGCTGATCGGGGCGACCCTGGCGGGCCTCCGGCCCCGACAGGTGGCGCTGCCCGTTCCCACCTTCGGAGAGTACGGCGCCTGGGCGGAACGCCTGGGCATTCCGGTGCTGCCGGTTCCCCTGGAGGAATCCCGGAACTTCGCCCCCTCCCTCGACGCCCTGCGATCCGCCCTGGGGCCCCGCGACCTGCTGGTGCTCTGCCAACCCAACAACCCCACGGGCCGGGCCTGGACCAGGGAGGAGGTCACGTCCCTGTTGGAGGCCTGCGCCGCCGGGGGAGCACGGATGCTGCTGGACGAGTGCTTCCTCCACCTCACCTGGCCCGCCGCCTTCTCCCCCGCCTCCCTCCCCTGGCCCGCCCCCCTGACGGTCCTTCGGGCCTTCACCAAGGACTTCTCCGCCCCGGGGCTGCGCCTGGGAGCCCTGGCAGCTCCCCCCGAGACGGCCCGGGCCGTGCGGGAACACCTGCAGCCCTGGCCGGTGAACACCCCGGGGGAGGCCTTCGCCGCGGCCTGCGCTGCCCGGCCCGAACCGTTCCTGACCCGGTCCCGGCAGCTTCTGGCGGCGGAACGCCGCACCCTGACCCGAGGGCTGGAGGCCCTGGGGTTTCGGGTGCTCCCGGGGGCGGCGAACTTTTTGCTCTGCCGGGCTCCCCTGCCCGGGGGAACCCTGGCGGAACGCCTCCGCCCCCGGGACATCCTGGTGCGGCGCTGCGGGTCCTTCGGCCTGGAGGACCGTTGGATCCGCCTGGGGGTGAAGGATCGGGCCTCGAACCGAAGGCTGCTCCTCGCCCTGGAGAAGGTGGTGTATGCTGATCCCGAGTGA
- a CDS encoding DUF2703 domain-containing protein, which produces MNQIQIRHYRVEGLACTPWAETLKTLNDLCRQMAPRFAAMDLQLALQEVELPDTPENRAFGNLVTLACPEADQPETALEALLGVRVEHDLCEECGDICRTLVVEEGARFQALPSGLLMDGILRMAFSVIAPEGGCSGTCGSCSGCCG; this is translated from the coding sequence ATGAACCAAATCCAGATCCGGCATTACCGGGTGGAGGGCCTGGCCTGCACACCCTGGGCGGAAACCCTGAAGACCTTGAACGACCTGTGCCGTCAGATGGCCCCTCGCTTCGCCGCCATGGACCTGCAGCTTGCCCTGCAGGAGGTGGAGCTTCCCGACACCCCGGAGAACCGGGCCTTCGGAAACCTGGTGACCCTGGCCTGCCCGGAGGCGGATCAGCCGGAGACGGCCTTGGAGGCCCTGCTGGGGGTGCGGGTGGAGCACGACCTCTGCGAGGAATGCGGCGATATCTGCCGCACCCTGGTGGTGGAGGAGGGCGCCCGTTTTCAGGCTCTGCCCTCGGGGCTCCTCATGGATGGCATCCTGCGGATGGCCTTCTCGGTGATCGCTCCGGAGGGCGGGTGCTCCGGAACCTGCGGGAGCTGCAGCGGCTGCTGCGGCTAG
- a CDS encoding cob(I)yrinic acid a,c-diamide adenosyltransferase — translation MSDFVITTKGGDKGTTSLCSGERVPKDDLRVEVYGTMDECQAHVGMARATCPIPEIREELFRLEENLSYAMGSLALCADLPAPDPAFLEALVERVKGVFRGPFRFVRPGDSIPGAALHQARTVARRAERVAVKLYREGKLQETEYVYLNRLSDAIYALSLWVDQEMRDQSQKI, via the coding sequence ATGAGCGATTTCGTCATCACCACCAAGGGAGGGGACAAGGGGACCACCTCCCTGTGCAGCGGGGAACGGGTGCCCAAGGACGACCTGCGGGTGGAGGTGTACGGCACCATGGACGAATGCCAGGCCCACGTGGGCATGGCTCGGGCCACCTGCCCGATCCCGGAGATCCGGGAGGAGCTGTTCCGGCTGGAGGAGAACCTGTCCTACGCCATGGGAAGCCTGGCCCTCTGCGCCGACCTGCCCGCCCCGGACCCGGCGTTTCTGGAGGCCCTGGTGGAACGGGTCAAGGGGGTCTTCCGGGGCCCCTTCCGGTTCGTGCGCCCCGGCGACTCCATCCCCGGAGCGGCGCTGCACCAGGCCCGAACGGTGGCCCGCCGGGCGGAGCGGGTGGCGGTGAAGCTCTACCGGGAGGGGAAACTCCAGGAGACGGAGTACGTGTACCTCAACCGCCTCTCCGACGCCATCTACGCCCTTTCCCTGTGGGTGGACCAGGAAATGAGGGACCAATCCCAGAAAATCTGA
- a CDS encoding GntR family transcriptional regulator, which translates to MTEHPLTPATSTDLRQIVYEKIKEAIVNGLIPAGQRLSEVELAGKLDVSRTPVREAIRQLAQTGLVKLVPRKGAFVALPTPKDASDLYEIRTALETLALEHLCARPPREDLIRFRELFGRITNATPPNAYLEEDRRFHSLLSVRSNNNFLETVLHNVTDLIQLCRHYSIEGVSLEQSCGEHIALIDAILDGDLDTAKVRLRVHLGHAREALVVYIRHHPEALDPALQP; encoded by the coding sequence ATGACGGAGCATCCTTTGACGCCCGCCACGAGCACGGACCTGAGGCAGATCGTCTACGAAAAGATCAAGGAGGCCATCGTCAACGGCCTGATCCCTGCGGGGCAGCGCCTCTCGGAGGTGGAGCTGGCGGGGAAGCTGGACGTGTCCCGCACCCCCGTCCGAGAGGCCATCCGCCAGCTCGCCCAGACGGGGCTGGTGAAGCTGGTCCCCCGCAAGGGAGCCTTCGTGGCCCTCCCCACCCCCAAGGACGCCTCGGACCTCTACGAGATCCGCACCGCCCTGGAGACCCTGGCCCTGGAACACCTGTGCGCCCGTCCCCCTCGGGAGGACCTGATCCGCTTCCGGGAACTCTTCGGCCGGATCACCAACGCCACGCCCCCCAACGCCTACCTGGAGGAGGACCGGCGGTTCCACTCTCTCCTGAGCGTGCGTTCCAACAACAACTTCCTGGAGACGGTGCTACACAACGTGACGGACCTCATCCAGCTCTGTCGCCACTACTCCATCGAGGGGGTCTCGCTGGAACAGTCCTGCGGAGAGCACATCGCCCTCATCGACGCCATCCTGGACGGAGACCTGGATACGGCCAAGGTGCGGCTCCGGGTACACCTGGGACACGCCCGGGAGGCCCTGGTGGTGTACATCCGCCACCACCCCGAGGCCCTGGACCCGGCCCTGCAGCCCTAG
- a CDS encoding DMT family transporter — translation MWQGLLLAFAAAAVWAVAPVLYRRCVDRVSYTGLGAFRCIGYLASAGLYLLAVQGPSGFVPLPWKVLLPAMGAGVVWLVLGDLCYFAALHKLGVTVGVPVTSSFPVVVVMASWFFLDEPVHLSVFLAAACTVLGIYLLSPRGPEAQRPTDFRRGMLFALGTILCWCFGIITNKLLIRDIPIPMLEWWRAVAITAASWLAFVLTDRTWKHQVRALTLSSLGEMVLAGALGLTVGNLLYTYSLRTIPVSLATCIACARPFLAALFAVFVLRERLSSQLLSGIGLVVAGVLVMTLV, via the coding sequence ATGTGGCAGGGTCTTCTCCTGGCCTTCGCCGCCGCGGCGGTGTGGGCCGTGGCCCCGGTCCTCTACCGGCGCTGCGTGGACCGGGTCTCCTACACGGGCCTGGGGGCTTTTCGATGCATCGGCTACCTGGCCAGCGCGGGGCTCTACCTGCTGGCGGTCCAGGGACCCTCGGGGTTCGTCCCCCTGCCCTGGAAGGTGCTCCTGCCCGCCATGGGGGCAGGGGTGGTGTGGCTGGTGCTGGGAGACCTCTGCTACTTCGCGGCGCTTCACAAGCTGGGGGTGACGGTGGGGGTTCCGGTGACCTCCTCCTTTCCCGTGGTGGTGGTCATGGCCTCCTGGTTCTTTCTGGACGAGCCGGTGCACCTGTCCGTGTTCCTGGCGGCGGCCTGCACGGTGTTGGGAATCTACCTGCTGAGCCCCCGGGGACCGGAGGCGCAGAGGCCCACGGACTTCCGCCGGGGGATGCTCTTCGCCCTAGGGACCATCCTCTGCTGGTGCTTCGGCATCATCACCAACAAGCTGCTGATCCGGGACATCCCCATCCCCATGCTGGAGTGGTGGCGCGCCGTGGCCATCACCGCTGCGTCGTGGCTGGCCTTCGTCCTCACGGACCGCACGTGGAAGCACCAGGTCCGGGCCCTCACCCTCTCCTCCCTGGGGGAGATGGTCCTGGCGGGGGCTTTGGGACTCACCGTCGGCAACCTGCTGTACACCTACAGCCTCCGCACCATCCCCGTCTCCCTGGCCACCTGCATCGCCTGCGCCCGTCCCTTCCTGGCAGCGCTGTTCGCGGTGTTCGTGCTGCGGGAACGCCTGTCCTCCCAGCTTTTGTCGGGCATCGGGCTGGTGGTGGCGGGAGTCCTGGTCATGACCCTGGTTTAG
- a CDS encoding YdcF family protein: MSPAFFLYKLLGALVVPPGLLCLLLALTSAAAWRRPRRPALAATLGALALGVYVLSCPFGERLVTAPLEDRVRPSLPEGDAPAAVVVLGGGVRYDERGEPILPGAYTLERLVTAAEVARDRGWPLFCCGGRVQGGTGGSEGDLMARVLRSWNPGVAVTAETGSRTTWENLVRVGTLLQERDIRRVVLVTSTFHMPRSLASARRLLPGLEVHPWPAGRLTDRSPLGAADYLPLSLNASVLGLREWVGLGAYEVFGRFRRSGESR, from the coding sequence GTGTCCCCTGCCTTCTTCCTCTACAAGCTCCTCGGGGCCCTGGTCGTTCCTCCGGGACTTCTGTGCCTTCTGCTGGCCCTGACCTCGGCAGCGGCCTGGCGACGCCCCCGAAGGCCCGCTCTGGCGGCAACTCTGGGTGCCCTGGCCCTGGGGGTCTACGTCCTCTCCTGCCCCTTCGGGGAACGGCTGGTGACGGCCCCCCTGGAGGACCGCGTCCGCCCCTCCCTGCCCGAGGGGGACGCTCCCGCGGCGGTGGTGGTGCTGGGGGGCGGGGTGCGGTACGACGAGCGGGGAGAACCCATCCTCCCCGGGGCCTACACCCTGGAACGGCTGGTGACGGCGGCGGAGGTGGCCCGGGACCGGGGTTGGCCCCTGTTCTGCTGCGGCGGCCGGGTGCAGGGGGGGACGGGAGGTTCGGAGGGGGATCTCATGGCCCGGGTCCTGCGATCCTGGAACCCCGGGGTGGCGGTGACGGCAGAGACGGGGTCCCGGACCACCTGGGAGAACCTGGTCCGAGTGGGGACCCTGCTGCAGGAGCGGGACATCCGCCGGGTGGTCCTGGTGACCAGCACCTTCCACATGCCCCGGTCCCTGGCCTCCGCCCGCAGGCTGCTCCCGGGGCTGGAGGTGCACCCCTGGCCCGCAGGGAGGCTCACGGACCGATCCCCCCTAGGGGCGGCGGATTACCTGCCCCTGTCCCTGAACGCCTCGGTGCTGGGCCTTCGGGAGTGGGTCGGGCTGGGGGCCTACGAGGTCTTCGGCAGGTTCAGGAGGTCCGGCGAGTCCAGGTGA
- a CDS encoding response regulator — MDPSNLKVLLAALGRAESRDALAETLLKAVCEILKSPKAFWWCRKEEFCQVWSYSGTLRRMEDRSPEEREATLRALESFEPVGGAPALREGPFVFPSGVEVDRLIVAPYDRLGSPGWIVAAGRETPYAAEDLMVLWTLAEAAALALEAFRGRQRNQLAQKWGHYLRTPLWTLTLALEDLEKQHSRESYALALGASRVLASQVDTFLCEVELEGERFGTPLPLQEALGTLRGLGAAWQRMEGREFELLLESLNPQTRIRYGGLQLLLALLNRAYVDREAQGVFLALRGEEGALHVFGEAWGMKAGSDGALDGVLASLAARYAQVCKTLPSVRGEALEVRIPLLPGGATVVRSLGTVPKVLVVDDSLVNRKALAGMLEQMGVQAITACDGLEALDRVAQDPPDLVFMDLLMPRMTGIQATLALRERGFEAPILALTAGGESDLAGALEAGMDETLFKPISGKLLRDVLAQWTGYVPREGNELGDKVRRLARDAFLEELSDLAGRLKTALDERDGEQVRKLAHRLKGDSAQGGFGDFSRWIQSLEDVLGTGGDLTPFRSHLDSPDLLNLPKTS, encoded by the coding sequence ATGGACCCCTCGAACCTGAAGGTGCTGCTTGCCGCCCTGGGGAGGGCGGAGAGCCGGGACGCCCTGGCGGAGACCCTCCTCAAGGCAGTCTGCGAGATCCTGAAGAGCCCCAAGGCCTTCTGGTGGTGCCGGAAGGAGGAGTTCTGCCAGGTGTGGTCCTACAGCGGCACCCTGCGCCGCATGGAGGATCGATCCCCGGAGGAGCGGGAGGCCACCCTGCGGGCACTGGAGTCCTTTGAACCCGTGGGGGGAGCCCCGGCCCTGAGGGAGGGGCCTTTCGTCTTCCCCAGCGGGGTGGAGGTGGACCGGCTCATCGTGGCCCCCTACGACCGGCTGGGAAGCCCGGGCTGGATCGTGGCGGCGGGGCGGGAGACCCCCTACGCCGCAGAGGACCTCATGGTCCTGTGGACCCTGGCGGAGGCGGCGGCCCTGGCCCTGGAGGCCTTTCGGGGGCGCCAGCGCAACCAGCTCGCCCAGAAGTGGGGGCACTATCTGCGCACCCCCCTGTGGACCCTCACCCTGGCCCTGGAGGACCTGGAGAAACAGCACTCCCGGGAGAGCTACGCCCTGGCCCTGGGGGCCTCCCGGGTGCTGGCCTCCCAGGTGGATACCTTCCTCTGCGAGGTGGAGCTGGAGGGGGAGCGGTTCGGCACCCCCCTGCCCCTCCAGGAAGCCCTGGGAACCCTGCGGGGACTGGGGGCGGCGTGGCAGCGCATGGAGGGGCGGGAGTTCGAACTGCTCCTGGAATCCCTGAATCCCCAGACGCGCATCCGCTACGGGGGACTTCAGCTCCTCCTGGCTCTTCTGAATCGCGCCTACGTGGACCGGGAGGCCCAGGGGGTCTTCCTGGCCCTCCGAGGAGAGGAGGGAGCGTTGCACGTCTTCGGGGAAGCCTGGGGGATGAAGGCCGGGTCCGACGGAGCTTTGGACGGGGTCCTGGCCTCCCTGGCAGCGCGCTACGCCCAGGTCTGCAAGACCCTTCCCTCGGTGCGGGGCGAAGCCCTGGAGGTCCGGATCCCCCTGCTTCCGGGAGGGGCCACGGTGGTCCGTTCCCTGGGGACCGTCCCGAAGGTGCTGGTGGTGGACGACTCCCTGGTGAACCGCAAGGCCTTGGCGGGCATGCTGGAGCAGATGGGCGTTCAGGCGATCACCGCCTGCGACGGGCTGGAGGCCCTGGACCGGGTGGCCCAGGATCCCCCGGACCTGGTCTTCATGGACCTGCTCATGCCCCGGATGACGGGAATCCAGGCCACCCTGGCGCTTCGGGAGCGGGGGTTCGAAGCCCCCATCCTGGCCCTCACCGCCGGGGGGGAGTCGGACCTGGCGGGGGCTCTGGAGGCGGGGATGGACGAGACCCTCTTCAAGCCCATCTCCGGGAAGCTGCTTCGGGACGTGCTGGCCCAGTGGACCGGCTATGTCCCCCGGGAGGGGAACGAGCTGGGGGACAAGGTGCGCCGCCTGGCCCGGGACGCCTTCCTGGAGGAGCTTTCGGACCTGGCGGGCCGCCTGAAAACCGCTTTGGACGAAAGGGACGGCGAGCAGGTCCGCAAGCTGGCCCATCGCCTCAAGGGGGATTCCGCTCAGGGGGGATTCGGGGATTTCTCCCGGTGGATCCAGAGCCTGGAGGACGTGCTGGGGACGGGGGGAGATCTGACCCCCTTCCGGAGTCACCTGGACTCGCCGGACCTCCTGAACCTGCCGAAGACCTCGTAG
- a CDS encoding replication-associated recombination protein A, with product MTRTRGIFDGLEGEEPGKDVSLSSFETPLAERMRPASLEDYVGQEHLVGPDGPLRRLLDRNLVPSCILYGPPGVGKTTLVRLLAQVTDRPLLEINAVSAKVAQLREMVEQARELKRARGGQSALAFVDEIYHFNTQQQNALLPAVETGDLVLVGTTTENPWFEINKTLLSRMLVYTLQPLEERHLLLLLRRALEDPVRGLGRLEVAASDAVLGELAARSGGDARQALLRLEACVQAVAVGGGRVLDEEMVERVTGRALQRYDRSGDDHYAVVSAFIKSLRGSDPDAALYWMARMLEAGDDVRFLARRMCIFAAEDVGLADPFALVLAESAASACDRVGLPEADLILSEAAVYLAAAPKSNSTYLAIRDAEAALRKGDRLEVPHHLHPQGSGYRYPHDDPRHWVPQAYLPQPRRFFFPGSLGAEPRLTERLKRFWKRFAAPGEDRTDKEEA from the coding sequence ATGACCCGTACAAGGGGGATCTTCGACGGCCTGGAGGGAGAGGAACCCGGAAAGGACGTCTCCCTTTCCTCCTTCGAAACCCCCCTGGCGGAGCGCATGCGCCCCGCCTCCCTGGAGGACTACGTGGGTCAGGAGCATCTGGTGGGCCCCGACGGTCCCCTGCGCCGCCTCCTGGACCGGAACCTCGTCCCCAGCTGCATCCTCTACGGTCCTCCCGGGGTCGGGAAGACCACTCTGGTGCGCCTCCTGGCCCAGGTCACGGACCGCCCCCTCCTGGAGATCAACGCGGTGAGCGCCAAGGTGGCGCAGCTTCGGGAGATGGTGGAGCAGGCCCGGGAACTGAAGCGGGCCCGGGGGGGGCAGTCCGCCCTGGCCTTCGTGGACGAGATCTACCACTTCAACACCCAACAGCAGAACGCCCTGCTCCCGGCGGTGGAGACGGGGGACCTGGTGCTGGTGGGGACCACCACAGAGAACCCCTGGTTCGAGATCAACAAGACCCTGTTGTCCCGCATGTTGGTGTACACCCTCCAACCCCTGGAGGAGCGCCACCTGCTGCTGCTGCTGCGCCGTGCCCTGGAGGATCCCGTGCGGGGGCTGGGGCGGCTGGAGGTGGCCGCGTCGGACGCCGTTTTGGGAGAGCTGGCCGCCCGGTCGGGGGGGGATGCCCGACAGGCCCTTCTGCGCCTGGAGGCCTGCGTCCAGGCGGTGGCGGTGGGGGGCGGCCGGGTCCTGGACGAGGAGATGGTGGAGCGGGTGACGGGTCGGGCGCTCCAGCGCTATGATCGGTCGGGGGATGACCACTACGCGGTGGTCTCCGCTTTCATCAAGAGCCTGCGCGGTTCGGACCCCGACGCGGCGCTGTACTGGATGGCCCGGATGCTGGAGGCGGGGGACGACGTGCGGTTCCTCGCCCGGAGGATGTGCATCTTCGCCGCCGAGGACGTGGGGCTGGCGGACCCCTTCGCCCTGGTCCTGGCGGAGTCCGCCGCCTCGGCCTGTGACCGGGTGGGCCTGCCGGAGGCGGACCTGATCCTGTCCGAGGCGGCGGTGTACCTGGCTGCGGCGCCCAAGAGCAACAGCACCTACCTGGCGATTCGGGATGCCGAGGCCGCCCTGCGCAAGGGGGACCGGCTGGAGGTTCCCCACCACCTGCACCCCCAGGGATCCGGCTACCGCTACCCCCACGACGACCCCCGGCACTGGGTGCCCCAGGCCTACCTCCCCCAGCCGAGGCGCTTTTTCTTTCCCGGCTCCCTGGGGGCGGAGCCCCGCCTGACGGAACGGCTGAAGCGGTTCTGGAAGCGTTTCGCCGCCCCGGGAGAAGACCGCACGGACAAGGAGGAAGCCTGA
- a CDS encoding HAD family hydrolase, with amino-acid sequence MTESLSPFWHPSRVRALLLDWDGVLAETHLDFTEIRRRFYDGRRAMLLEEAHTLDPERRAALMEALRDLEIRGARAAEPIPGVQELLTWLRETGTPWAVVSRNCREAIDEAARRLSIPLPPVTLTREDGDAPKPDPRVLWHAASSLEVEPRACAFVGDFLYDLVGARRAGMRAVLVQRNDPAWEPWADVVFPTLADFASELRVCRPLVPWEYRELVQEEGGEVLSRRFHQPLRVSLAPDLEGLAADLLAAAARGYGRFVLPEPGRLSPESWKSCPSLDPSLLGEPLERVLAALLAPRFPLARVEVRPLEETATLPELPRRAPRESAA; translated from the coding sequence ATGACGGAATCGCTTTCCCCCTTCTGGCACCCTTCCCGAGTTCGCGCCCTGCTTCTGGATTGGGACGGGGTCCTCGCGGAAACCCACCTCGACTTCACCGAAATCCGCCGTCGCTTCTACGACGGCAGACGGGCCATGCTTCTGGAGGAAGCCCACACCCTGGATCCGGAAAGGCGTGCCGCTCTCATGGAGGCCCTGCGGGATCTGGAGATCCGGGGAGCCCGGGCCGCGGAGCCCATCCCGGGGGTCCAGGAGCTGCTTACCTGGCTTCGGGAAACCGGGACCCCCTGGGCGGTGGTGTCCCGGAACTGTCGGGAGGCCATCGACGAGGCCGCCCGGCGTCTGTCCATCCCCCTGCCCCCGGTCACCCTGACCCGAGAGGACGGAGACGCCCCGAAGCCGGACCCCCGAGTGCTCTGGCACGCCGCGTCGTCCCTGGAGGTGGAGCCTCGGGCCTGCGCCTTCGTGGGGGATTTTCTCTACGACCTGGTGGGGGCGCGACGGGCGGGGATGAGGGCCGTGCTGGTGCAGAGGAACGACCCCGCCTGGGAGCCTTGGGCGGACGTGGTCTTCCCCACTCTGGCGGACTTCGCCTCGGAGCTGCGTGTCTGCCGCCCCCTGGTTCCCTGGGAGTACCGGGAACTGGTGCAAGAGGAGGGGGGAGAGGTCTTGTCTCGGCGTTTCCACCAGCCCCTGCGGGTTTCCCTAGCCCCGGATCTGGAGGGCCTGGCGGCGGATCTGTTGGCCGCCGCCGCTCGCGGCTACGGCCGCTTCGTCCTCCCCGAACCGGGGCGCCTTTCCCCGGAGAGCTGGAAATCCTGTCCCTCCCTGGACCCCTCCCTCCTGGGGGAACCCCTGGAACGGGTGCTCGCTGCCCTGCTGGCTCCCCGTTTCCCCCTGGCGCGGGTGGAGGTCCGTCCCCTCGAGGAAACGGCGACCCTTCCGGAACTGCCCCGCCGGGCCCCTCGGGAATCGGCGGCATGA
- a CDS encoding (2Fe-2S) ferredoxin domain-containing protein, producing the protein MTTQSEQEDLRSVQERIRFAPDACGKDKCRVIVGLGTCGIAAGGRGVMQAVLEELQRRNIHDVAVETTGCAGMCQNEPLLDVVRPGEERVTYGRVTPGDVPRIIEEHLLGGRVVRDLVVHRPE; encoded by the coding sequence GTGACGACGCAAAGCGAACAGGAGGACCTGCGCAGCGTTCAGGAAAGGATCCGTTTTGCCCCCGACGCCTGCGGGAAGGACAAGTGCCGCGTCATCGTGGGCCTGGGGACCTGCGGCATCGCCGCAGGGGGCCGAGGGGTGATGCAGGCGGTGCTGGAGGAACTCCAGAGGCGGAACATCCATGACGTAGCGGTGGAGACCACGGGGTGTGCGGGCATGTGCCAGAACGAGCCGCTTCTGGACGTGGTCCGCCCGGGAGAGGAGCGGGTCACCTACGGAAGGGTCACCCCGGGGGACGTGCCTCGGATCATCGAGGAACACCTGCTGGGGGGAAGGGTGGTCCGAGACCTGGTGGTCCATCGCCCCGAGTGA
- a CDS encoding ATP-binding protein, translating into MLEDLSHHVLDIAENSVNAGARNVTLQVEENRRDNRLRLEVQDDGCGMEERVLRQVTDPFYTTRTTRRVGLGLPFLRQSAEACEGGLVLESVPGKGTRLEATFRLDHVDRPPLGDLPATLMTLLMGHPEIRWVYRHRVDDREYLLDSRELLEVLEDPELFRTPDVGLWIRDAAREGLEALGE; encoded by the coding sequence ATGCTGGAGGATCTGTCCCACCATGTGTTGGACATCGCCGAGAACAGCGTCAACGCGGGAGCCCGCAACGTCACGCTCCAGGTGGAGGAAAATCGGAGGGACAACCGCCTGCGTCTGGAGGTGCAGGACGACGGCTGCGGCATGGAGGAGCGGGTGCTTCGGCAGGTGACGGACCCCTTCTACACTACCCGCACCACCCGACGGGTGGGGTTGGGGCTTCCCTTTCTCCGGCAGTCCGCGGAGGCCTGCGAGGGAGGACTGGTGCTGGAGTCCGTCCCGGGGAAGGGAACCCGCCTGGAGGCCACCTTCCGACTGGACCACGTGGATCGCCCCCCCCTGGGGGACCTGCCCGCCACCCTCATGACCCTGCTCATGGGGCACCCGGAGATCCGCTGGGTCTACCGGCATCGGGTGGACGACCGGGAGTACCTCCTGGACTCCCGGGAACTCCTGGAGGTGCTGGAGGACCCGGAACTCTTCCGGACCCCCGACGTGGGGCTCTGGATCCGGGATGCCGCCCGGGAAGGGCTGGAGGCCCTGGGGGAATAG